In Hydractinia symbiolongicarpus strain clone_291-10 chromosome 13, HSymV2.1, whole genome shotgun sequence, a single genomic region encodes these proteins:
- the LOC130623790 gene encoding uncharacterized protein LOC130623790 has protein sequence MAAQINLELVSLYAKFVEHRIQHPGSMNYRSFGRWLKQGGVEWTNEEDPTETAPNMELMQVWTKFLQYRLRHSGSMDLEVFGRWVHNGGVEFCGGRRDRGRSSSRGWRRGRGGRRGRGGPYKPQY, from the exons atgGCGGCACAAATTAACTTAGAACTTG TTTCACTTTATGCTAAATTCGTGGAGCACAGGATACAACATCCTGGCTCCATGAATTATCGGTCGTTTGGCCGATGGCTAAAGCAGGGTGGGGTCGAGTGGACCAATGAAGAAGACCCCACCGAAACAGCTCCCAACATGGAATTGA tgCAAGTAtggacaaaatttttacagtacAGACTTAGACATAGCGGGTCAATGGACCTAGAAGTGTTTGGACGTTGGGTGCATAATGGCGGGGTTGAGTTTTGTGGTGGGCGACGGGATCGTGGTAGAAGTAGCAGTCGTGGTTGGAGACGCGGTCGTGGTGGGAGACGCGGTCGTGGTGGGCCGTATAAGCCAcaatattaa